A window from Nycticebus coucang isolate mNycCou1 chromosome X, mNycCou1.pri, whole genome shotgun sequence encodes these proteins:
- the LOC128577582 gene encoding LOW QUALITY PROTEIN: lipoamide acyltransferase component of branched-chain alpha-keto acid dehydrogenase complex, mitochondrial-like (The sequence of the model RefSeq protein was modified relative to this genomic sequence to represent the inferred CDS: substituted 1 base at 1 genomic stop codon): MAALRVLRTWSRNAGQLICIRYFQICSNVHVLKPNYVCFFSYPSFKYSHPHHLLKTTAALHGRVVQFKLSDIGEGIREVPIKEWYVKEGDTVSQFDSICEVQSDKASVTITSRYDGVVKKLYYNLDDIAYVGKPLVDIETEALKDSEEDVVETPAVSHEEHTHQEIKGQETLATPVVRRLAMENNIKLSDVVGTGIDGRILKEDILNYLEKQTRAILPPSPKAEIVPPPPKPKDMTIPIPVSKSPVFTGKDKTEHIKGFQKAMVKTMSAALKIPHFGYCDEVDLTALVKLREELRLIALARGVKLTFLLFFLKAASLGLLQFPILNASVDENCQNITYKASHNIGIATDTEQGLIVPNVKNVQVCSIFEIATELDRLQKLGSAGQLSTADLTGGTFTLSNIGSIGDTYAKALILPPEVAIGAFGSIKAVPGFNQKGEVYKAXIMNVSWSADHRVIDGATMSRFSNLWKSYSENPALMLLNLK, encoded by the coding sequence ATGGCTGCATTGCGTGTGTTGAGAACCTGGAGCCGGAATGCTGGGCAGCTGATTTGTATTCgatattttcaaatatgtagTAATGTTCATGTTTTGAAGCCAAATTATGTGTGTTTCTTCAGTTATCCTTCGTTCAAGTATAGCCATCCACATCACCTATTGAAAACAACTGCTGCTTTACACGGACGAGTTGTTCAATTCAAACTCTCGGACATTGGAGAAGGGATTAGAGAAGTACCTATTAAAGAGTGGTATGTAAAAGAAGGAGATACAGTGTCTCAGTTTGATAGCATCTGTGAAGTACAAAGTGATAAAGCTTCCGTGACCATCACTAGTCGTTATGATGGAGTCGTTAAAAAGCTCTATTATAATCTAGATGATATTGCCTATGTGGGGAAGCCATTAGTAGACATAGAAACAGAAGCTTTGAAAGATTCAGAAGAAGATGTTGTGGAAACTCCTGCTGTGTCCCATGAAGAACACACGCACCAAGAGATCAAGGGCCAGGAAACACTGGCAACTCCAGTAGTTCGCCGCCTTgcaatggaaaacaatattaaaCTGAGTGACGTTGTTGGCACAGGAATAGATGGCAGAATTCTTAAAGAAGATATTCTCAACTATTTGGAAAAGCAGACAAGAGCTATATTACCTCCTTCACCAAAAGCTGAAATTGTGCCACCTCCACCAAAACCAAAAGACATGACTATTCCCATACCAGTATCCAAATCTCCAGTATTCACAGGCAAAGACAAAACAGAACACataaaaggctttcaaaaagcAATGGTCAAGACAATGTCTGCAGCCCTGAAGATACCTCACTTTGGATATTGTGATGAAGTCGACCTTACTGCGCTGGTTAAGCTACGAGAAGAATTAAGACTCATTGCTTTAGCTCGTGGAGTTAAACTCacctttttgctctttttcttaaaggctgcatccTTGGGATTACTACAGTTTCCCATCCTTAATGCTTCTGTGGATGAAAACTGCCAGAATATAACATATAAGGCTTCTCATAACATTGGGATAGCAACGGATACTGAGCAGGGTTTGATTGTCCCTAATGTGAAAAACGTTCAGGTCTGCTCTATATTCGAGATCGCCACTGAATTGGATCGCCTCCAGAAACTGGGCTCTGCAGGTCAGCTCAGCACTGCCGATCTTACAGGAGGGACGTTTACTCTATCCAACATTGGATCGATTGGTGATACCTATGCCAAAGCACTGATATTGCCACCTGAAGTAGCCATTGGAGCCTTTGGATCAATTAAGGCCGTTCCCGGATTTAACCAGAAAGGAGAGGTGTATAAGGCATAGATAATGAATGTGAGCTGGTCAGCTGATCACAGAGTTATCGATGGTGCTACAATGTCACGCTTCTCTAATTTGTGGAAATCCTACTCAGAAAATCCAGCTCTGATGCTACTAAATCTGAAATGA